agaaactAGATGGTTGATAAGTACTACTATAATAGTATAACTAAGGAAGGAGTAAGGGTGATGGTGGTTCTGATCTGACTTTTGGCGGTGTGGGAGTCACGAGAGCAGCAAGGGGAAGTCACAAGAGTCACAAGAATGGAGAGAGGTTCGGGCAAGCTGAGCAGGAAGAAAAGTGGTGGTGGAAACGGACAGGTTCTAGACGGTTCTAATATTATGGAGTTGGTTGGAAACCAGCAAGTTTTCACCACCTTCGTGGACCATAAGTTTCACGAGTTAGACACAGACAAAGATGGCAAACTCTCTGTCAAAGAGCTCCAGCCTGCTGTTGCTGACATAGGAGCTGCTCTTGGTTTGCCTGCTCACGGCACTAATCCTGATTCTGATCACATCTATTCCGaggtttctctttttctttctactcACTCATCTTCTCTTGCTTAAACTAACTACTAACTCTTCTATCTAGTTTGCACTTTGCACAGCTCTTATGTTCTTTGTTGTGTTcattatacacacacacacacacacaaaacttttaacttttctcttccttaatttgcTGCTTATGCAACTATATATCTATTATAACTGCCTTGGAATTTTGACAATGCTATGACTATGGTGGGTTCAACATCAAAGTTATGTGATTTACTTTGATTGATTTCCTAGGATTCTGCTACATTTGGcaaagaaagatttttttttctttctttgcacAAACCTTGTAATTTTTCTACCTGAGTTTTGAGTTTTCACCACACAGTTACTAGAgaaaaaatttactaatttcaGCTAAAATAAGAACTAAGATTAAGTAGATATCCTTCTCACTGCTCAGAGAAAGACCGGAAGACAAATCTGTTGCCATGTATTTGATAAGGAAATAATGTGGCGTATATGCTTGAAACTTTTTTCTGTGGCTTTAGTTTTGGTTGTATTGGGAATTTTCTATGTGTGTGATAAATTATTATCGTGTCCAAGGGGGGAATATATAATTGACTTATATATCATCTTTGTGATATCATTATATCTTCATCTGATTTGTTTCGGTTTCAATGTctgttgttttttctttattaaaatattgttcGTTTGTGGTTTAAGACTTTAAACTTTGTTCTATCCAATGTCTTTGGCTCATTTGCAACATTTTTATGCGCTTTTAATGCTTCAGATGTTGATGGAGAGGCAGACCTAAATTGATTTTTCCAATAAGGTTTTgtataatcatttattttattttggaatttATATCCTTTTCGGGCAATTATGGAGCAAGTTTAATTTTGTCAAGATTTTGACTTGTAGTTGGTCCCAGATGCATCCTAATCTGTTCATGATATTTTGGACTTATCCTTCAATATGATAAAATGGTCGGTCCTGTGGGACTTGGCTTTTGATTGCAAACTTGCAATTGATTTCTCTGCGCTACTTAACTTTTTGTGGTCATTTTCTTATCTCCTTCTTAGGAGGAATCTAGCGAGGAATGTGGTAGAAACTACAGATATAAGCTAGAATTTTGACCTCTGAGGTGTTTTAATAATAtctatttaaacttaaaatatacttgaatttaaaCCTAAGAATAAGTTGAGTTAGACTTTAGAGTGCAAAAAGTCAAACCGCTATTATTATAGTCAATGATAAATTACAAGGCCTTGGCTGCTAGCTGCATTCAGAACACAAGGCAATGTTCATGTGGGGACAGGGCAAAAGGTTTTCCTTTTCCTTAGCGGCATACTTTAGTTAAAACCTTTCTCACCTAACTACTAAAGTTGGGCAAgcaataaatttataaagtcACAAGTAGCAATTAGTTCTAAAATAACGTGACATAATGAGGATTAAATGTATTACTAatctctttattatttttttcatttcgtCCAcaagattaattatatttgtgtgAGCAAGACTTTGATTGGCCAATATGTTTTGAGCCAATTGGGAAGCAAGAATTGACATGTGGAATGACTTATTATTCCATAGGTGTTGAATGAATTCACACATGGGAAGCAGGAAAACGTGAGCAAGAGTGAGTTCAAAGAGGTTCTCTCAGACATTCTTTTGGGTATGGCTGCTGGACTGAAGCGTGATCCAATTGTGATACTTCGCATTGATGGAGAAGATCTTTTGGAGTTTGTTAATGGTTCAGGTTATGAAGCTGAAATGAATTCCATATTCTCTCAGATTGAGTCCCCTAACAGATCACTTCATGATCATATAATTGAAGCTCTTGGCAAGCTCACTGTTGAACAAGGAATTCCTCCTACATCAGATTCTTGGGTAGCCaaattatacatacatacatatatatatatatatatatatatatatatatatatatatatatatatatatatcgttgACTTTCTTTACACATGTACTCATGTTATCAAAAAAagacatgaaaaattaaaacaaattttcatttgttgCGAAGAagctttattttatactttaataaccaagaaacatatataaaaatctcAAACTTGTTGTTCCTTCCTCGCTTGGCTtatctttatgttttttgtttaggTTTTGAGCAACATTATGGAACCCGCACTGCTATCTCAAGCTGGCTCTGATTTGGATAAGTCCGTTTCTCAAGAGACATTTTTGGAGGAATTTAAGATAGTGGCAATGAGTGTGGCTAATCGTCTTAAGGAGCAACCTGTCATAGTTGCTCACAGTGAGAACACCTTTGATGGAAGTGGTGTTAAGAGACTATTATCCAACAAGTTTGAATTGGACAAGgtctatatttttgtttatattatatatatatatatatatatatatatatatattttgcttgaaatacatatatatctttTCTAGTTCTCTCAACTTTTCATGAACTTCCTTATATGGAATTCACCAAAATATCGTGGGATGCAGATTTTGAACTCAGCCATGGAGACTATGCCAAAAGATCGAAATGGAAAGCTTTCAAAGGAGTATCTAAGGGTGGCACTGGACACGGTGGCTCCATCTGCTGGTTTACCTCCTGTTGGTGCAATTGAAGAGGTATATATGTTGTTAATACATACACTGCCAATTCATCTTcagtttctttcattattttggaTTTATCTACTCTTTTGTTGCTTTAACTCTCTACTCTATTGAAGTTGCTAGATAGCATTCAAGGTGAAGTACTAATCCATGCTGAAAATATATTGTGGATCAGTTTTAACTTTTAGTTGTCACATTCTCTCTTGAAATGCTATATAATTAGTCCGGGAGTAATTTGATTTTATGATAAGTCCCTACGTGGCATATGATTTATTATAACATACAGTTAATGCTTCTTAATCCTGAGTCATTAATTAGGAAGTACAAATAAGACAAGCAACATGGAAAATTTATTTAGTGGCTTAAATCACATGTTCGTCCGTACaatttaacttttctttttttgttttcgtttttgtatttttttttcttttagtcttATCCTTACAAGAtggatttgttttattttttgtttttacattgTTTTAGATAATCAtttaaacagtaaaaaaagtattttgaatagtaaaaaaacaaagtactttaaagataaaaaataaaaaaattacatactgtaatgattaaaatgaaattttttctacagaaacaaaacaaaatactaaattataaaaataaaaaatatatttaagtcttattTAACTGATCTTGGACCACCTGACTATAGTCTTAAcctatttttatatgatatgtatttaaatttttcatttttttaataagaattatATAGTTCAAGACCCCAAATACTATCTCAGCAAAATGTATAtggcaaattttaaaaattataagttcaATTATACCATTAATAAAACCAGTACTAGTATAAAACACTTCCTTTAAATCAAAAGAGTGTGTTTATATTCAAAGGTTAGGACGAGTCAGTGtagacaaaataaaatgttactaTCATTTGTGTGTATACAAGTTTATAGAATGCAGTGTAACAAATTCTTTTGAAGTGTGGGTGTGCTTTCTTGGCCATTTATTGAACATTCACGCATGTGCTTGATTTTACAGATGGACAAGGTTATTGGTGAAGTCTTTAAGATGGTGAATGCAGATGATGCGAAGGTGGTGAAAGAAGACGAATTCAAGAAACTATTAACTGAAATACTGGGGAACATAATGTTGCAGTTGGAGGGAAATCCCATATCAGTTTCTTCAAATTCGGTAGTACACGAGCCACTAGACTCTTCTTCTACACTTCTGCAGCCATCCCCTAGTGAAACAGCAGCATAgctgtgttgtttaagtatatGATGGGTAAAAGAACCGagcaatataataaaatttttattctatgtaaaTTATTACTGGCATAATTTGTGTTTTGAGCTGTCAAATTTAAATGGTGTTGTACTTGAGTCATCGTTCAGGCTGTTTGATCGTAACCTAAAAAGagtaagattaattattttactataaTGCATACATTATCAAACCATTATGGATATTTTCAGATGTGATGTGATTATATCCTAGCTGCTCTATATAATATGAAGTAATATTGATTTATATCCCATGTGATAATTTCTTCTAGTAGCAAATAGCAATGAATGTGAAAATGGGATTGTTAAACCcctcaatcaaattttatactatttacatattaataaatGCACGCAATCAGTCGAGTGACCGCGAACATATAAATATCACATtaactgttttaaaaaaataaaatcaaacaaacgCTTCTAAAGTGACTTAAACCCACATTTATTTGTTAACTAAATATAATGGCATCAAAATCACGAAGTTGTCTATTTCTTTTCAGACTTGAGAGTCAAGGAAGATCATTGATAACAACATTGTTAGAGATAGTCCCACAAGAACCCAGAGCCAATTTTAAGACATCATATTCTCCATCTACCCCATCCAAATCCTTCTTTGGTAGATTAATGGAGACACTATAATAGATTATGCAGGCCAAGAAAGGTCCAAGCCAGAAAACCCAATGCCCATTCCATAGTGGGCCTCCAAGAAGCAACGCTGGGCCTAGGCATCTTGCCGGGCTAAGCCCAGCACCTGCATAGCCAGGCCTCCCAGTTACAGTTATGGACACAAACACTGCCAGTGCCAAGGATGCTGCTACCACCAAACAAACCATTGGCAAGCCCAATTCCTTGCACCTTTTCTTATCAAAAGCCAACGTTAGACCCAAAAAGAGTACTAAGAATGTGCAAGAGAATTCCAACAACAAAGCATCTTGTGGCTTTATGCCAGGAATTTTTCCTTTGAGATCACCAAGGGCACAACCTCCCAAAGAATATGTGTCTGCTAATTTTGGCTCCATCACACTCTTGAGCACAAAGAAACCAATTATTGAGCCAATGCATTGTGCTGACACGTAAAGGAGAGCACGAGAAAGGGTCACAACACCCTTTAAAGCCGCAATGAATGTGAAAATAGGGTTCATATGACCCCCGGATAGAGGAACTATCACAATTAGAAACAAGAATACTATGATGAAGACTGCAAAAGGGAATAAGAAGCTTGGGATTGACATTGTGTGACTCCAAACATGCATATTGCAACTCGTTAGGGTGAGCATTAGTGCAGCAGTTGCAATTAACTCTACCATAGCTGTTTTCCACGTCTgaaacaaggaattaaagaaaaACTGCTATTATTTcttgagaaaataaattataagtaccgagaagataaaataattttgtaccatcatctaatcataattcaccatttacaataaatttattgaatttaattataatcacTTTAAAAGTAGATAGCCATGATTTATGATTAACTCTTGTTTCTTAGTCAAGCCCTTGTTATTActaatgaaaaattgaagaactCTTCTGTGCAAAGTGCGATGTCCATGCTTGATACGAAATTCAAATTAAGTCAAACTGACCCATTTCACAactctaaaaataatttactcatttgataaaataatttattaaatatatatagaataatataaaaatatatacttttataCACACatatagtaattaaaattaaataattttttatataattcattATAATCGTTGTTGCTATTATTATTAgctaaaatacatatattttgtagagagaaagaaaggcGATTAAGTATACACatataaattgttaaaataatagaATGGTCTTATCAGAGCTAAAAAGAAATCGtcttttttcaaaataacaggaactaaaatattatacaaTTTCTAACTTATGAATCATATATTACTTTCATTAGCTTGTCAAATTAGAACTTTAatgttaatagtttttttttttttataaaaaaaatcacataaattatttcatctctaagttaaatttttcttttaatggtCTCCAGTAGGTTAAATGACCAACCTATCAGTTACCCAATTATCTTACCAAATACAAATTTAAGTTGaagaattttgttttgtttaaggaattaactttcaaaaaatatttatatataacttttacatctaattatttgatgatattacAAGTTAATTAACTGTTAATGTTGTTATTAGATCAATTAAAGTTGTTACTTGATagtagagactaaaaataataatataagaaaagttGTAGAACTTTGATCCATTGACCCATAAAAATTTAGATTAGGGaactaaaaatacaaattaaaaaaattttagagatgaaaaagataataaatcctATTTTTAATCGGTTTAATGATTTGAAAAGGTTTACATTTAATcctatttttaaaatctatgCTCAAAACCAATTTTATTCACATTGAAAGTTAAAAACCTTGACCGATCACTGAAAgcacattaattaatattggtTGTGTCAAACCAAAATGACTAGCCAAAAATCCATACATTGACTTCCATCAAAACTAGATGCAAATGTATTTGTCCCGTTCAACCTTTCATAAGTTCGTGTTACTAGAATATTAATACAGAGGCAAATAATGAAGTTATGAAACTGCTTCTTAATTTCCTTTCATACTTAGACTTGGAACCCTGCACTTGGTTCTTCTAGTTGATGATCCTTTGAAACGGAAGTATTATGGACATTCCCACAAGAACCGAGAGCCAATTTCAACACATCATATTCTCCATCCACCCAAACCAAACCCTCCCTTGGTAGGTTAATAGACACAGCATAATAGACTACACATGCCAAGAAGGGCCCAAGCCAGAAAACCCAATGCCCTTCCCAGAGTAACCCTCCATGAAGCAACGCTGGGCCTAAGCATCTTGCAGGGTTCAAGCCCACACCCGCATAACCGGCCCGCCCAGTTACAGTTATGGACACAAATACCGCCAATGCCATAGCTCCTGCCACCACCAAGCACACCATTGGCAAGCCCAAATCCCTTGACCTTTTCTTATCAAATGCCAATGTTACCCCCACAAAGAGTACCACAAATGTGCAAGTGAATTCCACTAACAAAGCATCTAGTGGCTTAATACCACCAGAAGAAGAATTGATCACTCCTTGGCCACTGATGGCACAACCTCCCAAGGAATATGTGTAAGCTAATTTTGGGTCCATGACACATTTTAGTATAAAGAAACCAATTATTGAACCAATGCATTGTGCTAGCACGTAAATGAGGGCACGGGTGAGAGTCACAACACCCTTTAAAGCAGCAATGAATGTGAAAACAGGACTCATGTGGCCTCCCGTGAGAGGAACCGTCACAATTAGGAACAAAAAGGCTATTGTGAAGACTGCAAAGGGAACAAGAAGCTTAGGATCGATCTCATGTGAGTCCAAGCATGCAATGATGGAAGTTGTCAAGGTGAACATTAGAGAGGCAGTGGCTGTTAATTCTGTTAGTGCTGCTTTCCACATCTGAAATTAACAAGGAAATATATTAATGAGAAATGTTATTCTTTCCTACTCTTCGTTAGTGAGTGacaagaaattgaacaacttttTTAGTTGCACTTGCATATGTCACCTACTATATTTTCAATGATGTGAGTTTGTtgctgtattttattttattaatacatttaaactggtatatattttacataataaattttaataattaatataaaattagtacATTATTATTTAGATATCACTTTAACTCTTGCTTAGAAATAATTGGCCTATTTTTGTAGGTTATACGCAGGAACCAGTTAATGCTTACGCTGAAAAAGTGATACAAAAAAGGTCGCACGTGCAATAAATTTTGgtataaacataattttattttcaaataattcaCTGTCTTATCAATTACTATCatactagctagctagctaaaTGTTTGAGGCTTATGACAAAAAGGACAGTAATATGCTTTCACCTGTAAGAATATTCACTGTGCAAAAATAAAGGAATACGATTTTAGTTCTAGACGTTTATCCCTGAGAACAAATTAAGGCAATTCTTTGGACTAATGCATCTTATctacaattaaataattcaaagtAAATCCAGCAGATCGCCATTTATTCAACTGATAACAACACTCAAACGTGTATCATATCATAATAAGTAACAAAACTGGGTGTGATATTTGTATTTCATAACAGATGAGTTCGTcattataaatgaataaaatgataTCATATTTTGTCGTTCTATatgattgttttcttttgagggtATACATACTTAGGTTTCGTTttctcatataataataataggtaTCCACCTCTGCCTgttatactaataattttttatcgtaCAGACTAGAGAATCATAGTCTATATGCATGGCACATTTAAGGTATATGCTATTGTGCATAGCACTTAACGGCGGGGCATGAGACAGCCTTTTATAATTCTCGAGCTagaagcaagaaaaaaaagagggcATTTTGTTTCTTTATCACTTAACAGCTTTTAGGTTAAGATTGTTCAAACATCTGCTCATCACCATTAATTCATCATGTCTCCTAATGCTAGTAGATGTTGGGCAgctaaacttatatatatatatatatatatatatatatatatgctagaATCTAACTAAAGATAAATATAAGAGGATCTAAAAAGAACATaatgactaaattttgtattaatatttatatatacctCTGGTCTGAAAATCTCATGTGCCCCAATAGAAGCAAAACACTTTCGCTTTAAAGAGTTCTTTCCCATCAAACAGATTGGTTTGCTGGTCTGAACAGAACACGGAAGTTGTTTAACAACAACATGGGAATTAGCTGAATCCATTTGCCCAGGGATTTTAGACTAAGAAAAAGGATGGTTAGATTCTATTTGTAGaactatttttttcaaagcatattTAGCCACACTAAGGGTACAGGTGAATGAAATCTAAAATGCTATTTATATAGCTTTGGCCATAGCATTTGAAGATAGCTAGAGTACGAGTTATAGATGCCAAAATAAGTGATGGTGGTGTTGGTCCGTTTTACATGTCACGTATAGCACAATGACTGCACAATGGTTTGATGGAATAGTGTAGCTGCGTGAATGTCTAAGACATGGATAGGTTTGAGCTCAATTAATTCCCTTCTATGTAACAAGGAGATATTATTTCTAGTTCTCTCCAACTTTTTCGCTGTGAACAAAGTCAATTTTTGGACCTATGCAATCCCTGCATTTCGACAATGAAATATTCAAAAGTAAACTACTTCGTGATGAATGTGTAAAATAATACTATTAAAATCATAATATCAAGACTCTGTTTAAAAACACATTATCGTCCAATGAAAAAGGATTAGTGATATTACATATTGTTGTTGGTGGTTTCTGATttgtgttattatatatatatagacacacacacaaagcCACGCGGCATTGAATTTAGAGGGCATATTTTAGGTATATACTGTAAAGATAGGTCTTGACCAGATCAATTCGCAGTATCCTCTGTGGTTACCAAGATTGGAATATGCATAATTTTATCTTGGCttgattttttctctctctcaaatttGAGCCAGGCttatttttatctcatttttttttaaattcttttagtaTTCTAATTTGGAAATAAATTACTTTTGATTCTGATCAGgtactaaaaaaaatcacaatttaagGATCAAAATAGACggtttttaaattaagaaactaaaaaattacctttttatttgagaaattaaaatcaaatttgacctaattaaatctaaaagactaaaaaatatttaagtattttatctttttttttgttggttatgatattggtacaaaataaattttgtcgGACGTGATAATTAATCTTTAGAATacataagataattatttttctcctaACACGATTTATTATATACTCAAGTGACAACATGATTCAAATCCTGTGATATAAATTTGTTCATTTGAACAAAATGTTTAGCcactaataaataaaacatcacaTTTCTTTTCTGATGAATGTGATctttaatttgtcaaataacatTACAATTAGAGCATAGTACCAATAATGAATactattttgatttaaatttttaattccaaTCTCAGTGGAAATGAAAATGGTTACCAAATAGGCTGAAATAGGTATATCCTTTGTTTGCTTCTAGACTTTTTAAGCAGATCCATTATAATGAGTTAACCTCAGtggaagttaaaaaataaaaatctcataGCCAAGGTAATGGATTGCCCACGCATGAATTTGcttaaactcccatattttctttttatttgactAAAATGGATTGTGTCACCaaaatgttttctttctgtagAAGCTTTTAGATAGTAGTATTTAGGTGATTGTAACTTGTTAGACAACTAGTGAACGTATCTAACATTTTGTTTTCAGACCTGTATTTTGAGTTGGTTCTCCTTAGTCTAACAAATGACTAACAACATTTGTTTTAGACCTGCATTTTGACTtcttcaataaataataaattgccaaaaaatttaaattttaaaaacttcacATCAATGATCATACATAAGCATTTTGAGTTGGTTCTCCGTAGTCTTACAAACTGATAATAATATTTACTCTTGCATATATACAACATGAAGTTATGAATCATAAGTGGAATCTGGCATGAATGTTTACAAACATACAATGGTCACTTGAAAACTATATCAACATTGCATGCTATAGATAAACCTAGTTGGAAACTAGGGCTAAGAAATAAATGATATGAGCAAATGATCATTACACATGTATGATTTCAGTGTAAAATTGATTAGTTTGCTGCACCTAAACTAATGAGTTATTAACCACAGTTGGTAGATGATCCTTGAGCATACTGACAAGGATCCGATTGACAAAATCCACCTCGGTAATTTCTACACCTCGAGTATTAGATTAATCCCATGACTTTCAGTCGtgggaaaaaaaaacactaatgaGTTATTAGAGCAAGTTGTTGTGGTATTGAATGATCTTCCTAGGAGGAAAATAGGGAAGCTTCTTAGTCTTAAGGTCACGTAATAGAGAATTCCTAATAATTCTATCAGCTTTGGTGATCCCAGTGAGACCAAGAGCATCAGGATCTTGAAGAATGGGATTACGCAGAGGATTCAAACCCTCTAAATTAGACCTCAACATCTTATCCTTTCTCAAAAAGTCAACTTTTTTATCAAACCAATCACCCCAACCTTCTCTTAAAGGAGAAACCCTCCTTCCCGTGCTCTTCAACAAAAGCGCGTCCTCAACGCCCTTCACTTGAATCGCCTTGGATCGCACGTTCTCCTCAACGGCGACGTCGTCGGAGCCAAACGCGGTCTTGCTGCGATCCTCCGTGGGGTCCACGAAGGGTTTGTTGTTGTCGTAATTGATGAATGAGCTCTTGCTGAAGGCCCTTCGGATCACGCCCTCGGCGTGGTGGAAGAAGTACCCCGAGGCGGCGGCGTTCTGGTCGAGGGACTCCTCGTCGTCGGTGTCGACATCGGCGTCGATGGTGTCCTCTGGCTCGTCCTCCACAACGTCGAGGGTGTCGATGGTGTCGAGGGTTTCGTCGTCGGCGACGGAGTCGTCGTTGCCGGAATCGGAGACGAGGGAGTCGTAGTTGAAATCGCGAGAGGAGGGGTGGGAGTGCGGGCTGTGGAGGAGGGAGACGGTGACGCACGCCAACAGAAGGAGACCCGAAACGACGACCACGACGACGCACAGGAACACGCCGTAACGGGGGTGACGACGGGATCGGAGATTTCTCAGCATTTTCTTTCGTTGGAAAACAGAGAAATATTCAACGGGAATGCAAAATGAATGCATGCAATGTTACTACAAGTGGGCCCACTTTGGACTATCCTCACGGAACAGGCTCATTGTATGGTTTTGGCTATAAAATTAGGTTAATTTCTGGTTGGTATCGAAGTGCCAACATTACTAATTAAgctatgtttggataaaaagcTACCAACAAGGTCTTGAGATCTCTACGAAAGTTAGTCCCATGCTTTTCCGTAGGAATATCTTACTtgcagataaaaaataaaaagctgaaaatgtatttttggaGAATTTAATGTGCATTTTTAAATTCCAagacataaataaagaaggatGAATTTGGAGTTTAAAACACAGTTTCAAATAACTGAAGTtttaatatttaagattttCGGCCGATTTTTAGGAATAAAActatttgaaatatatttttaacctcTTCTAACTAATATCTAAACATGCACTTAGTTCTCGGGAGGCATGTTTATTTAGTTTGTACTTAGTAACCAAATCAAGACCATTGTCACCGAAATCATACATGGCATCTCACTCAGCTTTGAGTTTGCTCAatcacataaatattttaattaattttttcatgatAAGTActtattcaattaatttatattatataagattattttttatcttataattaattataaaagttattaaaataagcTCAAAAAAGTTTATAAGAATCGAAGTTTATTTGAGTCCAAGTTTCGAATAAGTTCTTTAAAATCCCTCCATCATCTTTATACCTACTACCATTTTCACATACTTGTATCTGTGCATTCGCAAAGTATGTTATCAGCAACTGCTTCTTCTTGGTATGCTCACGGTTGCTGCAATTTGTGTGGTTGATATAACTTCAACTGAAAATTAAATACCAACTTCCTAATGACTAATATAATACTATCTCCATGAACGACTTGCCTCCTAACTAACCCAcattttatatgtataataacAGTTACGTGCATCATATATGTCTCACCCATAACAAACTTGTAACGCCAGAATTCCTCATAGGCATGCTTTAATTTGGAGATTATATATATGACTGGTCCTGCATATGCATCTGATATCAGCACCAATTAAAGAAGAAATATGGGAAATGAAGGTATTATGAATGGTGTTACCCCCGGGAAGGCTACCATATTAGCTCTTGGCAAGGCTTTCCCTCATCAGCTTGTCATGCAAGAGTATTTAGTTGATGGATATTTCAGGGACACAAACTGTGACAGTCCTGAACTCAAGCAGAAGCTCACTAGACTTTGTAAGTACATAAATAAGCTTTCCCCCCTTTCCCCTTCTCTATATAGGGATAATTGAGACTCAATGCAAAGTGATTTGTGCACTCTTTTATTAATTACGCTACCTCTCACCCTTTAAGCAGTTGGTTCTCACACATGTTTAGATTATAGTTTGCAAACCAAGTTTTGATGGCTAAAATCGTGTTTAAATACAACCAACAATGGCTTTTGCTAAACATGTTATGTGTGTTCGGATTAAAGTTTgcaaaattaagtttttaaagtAACCCAGATGTTGCTTTCATCTGAAAATTGATTTAAAGCCATAatgcaaaattacaaaacagaaAC
The nucleotide sequence above comes from Glycine soja cultivar W05 chromosome 11, ASM419377v2, whole genome shotgun sequence. Encoded proteins:
- the LOC114376169 gene encoding uncharacterized protein LOC114376169; amino-acid sequence: MERGSGKLSRKKSGGGNGQVLDGSNIMELVGNQQVFTTFVDHKFHELDTDKDGKLSVKELQPAVADIGAALGLPAHGTNPDSDHIYSEVLNEFTHGKQENVSKSEFKEVLSDILLGMAAGLKRDPIVILRIDGEDLLEFVNGSGYEAEMNSIFSQIESPNRSLHDHIIEALGKLTVEQGIPPTSDSWVLSNIMEPALLSQAGSDLDKSVSQETFLEEFKIVAMSVANRLKEQPVIVAHSENTFDGSGVKRLLSNKFELDKILNSAMETMPKDRNGKLSKEYLRVALDTVAPSAGLPPVGAIEEMDKVIGEVFKMVNADDAKVVKEDEFKKLLTEILGNIMLQLEGNPISVSSNSVVHEPLDSSSTLLQPSPSETAA
- the LOC114376910 gene encoding uncharacterized protein At4g19900-like, with the protein product MLRNLRSRRHPRYGVFLCVVVVVVSGLLLLACVTVSLLHSPHSHPSSRDFNYDSLVSDSGNDDSVADDETLDTIDTLDVVEDEPEDTIDADVDTDDEESLDQNAAASGYFFHHAEGVIRRAFSKSSFINYDNNKPFVDPTEDRSKTAFGSDDVAVEENVRSKAIQVKGVEDALLLKSTGRRVSPLREGWGDWFDKKVDFLRKDKMLRSNLEGLNPLRNPILQDPDALGLTGITKADRIIRNSLLRDLKTKKLPYFPPRKIIQYHNNLL
- the LOC114373900 gene encoding aquaporin TIP1-2-like, which gives rise to MDSANSHVVVKQLPCSVQTSKPICLMGKNSLKRKCFASIGAHEIFRPEMWKAALTELTATASLMFTLTTSIIACLDSHEIDPKLLVPFAVFTIAFLFLIVTVPLTGGHMSPVFTFIAALKGVVTLTRALIYVLAQCIGSIIGFFILKCVMDPKLAYTYSLGGCAISGQGVINSSSGGIKPLDALLVEFTCTFVVLFVGVTLAFDKKRSRDLGLPMVCLVVAGAMALAVFVSITVTGRAGYAGVGLNPARCLGPALLHGGLLWEGHWVFWLGPFLACVVYYAVSINLPREGLVWVDGEYDVLKLALGSCGNVHNTSVSKDHQLEEPSAGFQV